Proteins from a single region of Anastrepha ludens isolate Willacy chromosome 5, idAnaLude1.1, whole genome shotgun sequence:
- the LOC128863243 gene encoding tudor domain-containing protein 1-like, with product MAFRSNMDRMQTMHAMCARELEQLQTNLSRFLIDSEAVLRNDVLKNSRKESGFPTHANVFALMAYDRYMSRLAAVTNLARKFNIHLQLHNLNKIFALDIGMGLAPDSYLFDEFVEWRKVLWDSDECLDLKPFRSENGPSTATTTVADVSKKVHSTDEICEEKCPLVRKITFATPESLTLEVWPSCVQLRDLSTFVAGYHFSAFVTYVEDIGALSFYACQMRNDMLYELSNMFNLLKSVRMPSTNTVFGISINSKSILRGVLQYLDGASDGGNGNLHVLLIDYGELVPLNPNDVQFYDLPKVYRDLPAQAMKCILLGVKAALDECAQMDACVLGTKLQNYEFKEVNFEVVRKTGRVLFVYVIENREIEAKSSKDKKGEHLSNNPFVNSFNENSYNSDVQPPKTKFDSNKNLKFLLTLRTDKVFKNDIIYLQVMHIDRPDCFHAQILKNKSETLEQLFWNTGEVLLEQKLTAQPKLGDIILAQYAKDEFWYRAKVIDVVDDDVFKVFYLDYGNTETVSLKSMAKCNSAQETAPFRAVFCRFAGITDITNGDESLCEQAVQMLVVMLLNQRIEVRVVQKMNDGELRVELLDKEFAETTQMLVEMGYAKEI from the exons atgGCGTTTCGCTCAAATATGGACCGCATGCAAACAATGCATGCAATGTGCGCACGAGAGCTTGAGCAGTTGCAAACAAATTTGTCTAGGTTTCTGATAGATAGTGAAGCTGTACTGAGAAATGATGTATTAAAAAACTCTCGAAAAGAAAGCGGCTTTCCAACACACGCCAACGTGTTTGCACTTATGGCTTATGATCGATATATGTCGCGTTTAGCTGCTGTAACAAACCTTGCACGGAAATTTAACATTCACTTGCAACTACATAATCTGAATAAGATATTTGCTCTTGATATTGGAATGGGCTTGGCACCTGATTCCTACCTATTTGATGAATTTGTGGAATGGCGCAAGGTTTTATGGGACAGCGATGAGTGTCTCGATTTGAAACCGTTTCGAAGTGAAAATGGACCATCAACTGCTACCACTACGGTGGCAGATGTCAGTAAAAAAGTACATTCAACTGATGAAATATGCGAAGAAAAATGTCCGCTTGTGCGTAAAATAACTTTTGCTACGCCAGAATCGTTGACGCTAGAAGTATGGCCATCTTGTGTGCAATTGCGTGACTTATCCACTTTTGTTGCTGGATAccacttttctgcatttgtgACATACGTTGAAGACATAGGAGCATTGAGTTTTTATGCTTGCCAAATGCGCAACGATATGCTCTACGAATTGAGTAACATGTTCAACCTGCTCAAGAGCGTACGCATGCCTTCAACGAATACCGTTTTTGGTATTTCTATTAATAGTAAGAGCATTTTGCGGGGAGTACTCCAGTATCTAGACGGTGCTTCCGATGGCGGAAATGGTAACTTACATGTGCTACTCATCGATTATGGAGAACTGGTGCCCCTGAATCCCAATGATGTTCAGTTTTATGATTTACCAAAAGTGTACCGGGATTTGCCTGCACAGGCTATGAAATGTATACTTTTGGGTGTTAAAGCAGCACTAGATGAATGTGCACAGATGGATGCATGTGTATTGGGTACAAAGCTACAAAACTATGAATTTAAAGAAGTAAATTTCGAAGTTGTAAGAAAAACAGGTCGAgttttatttgtgtatgtaatTGAGAATCGAGAAATTGAGGCAAAATCATCAAAG gATAAAAAAGGAGAACATTTATCAAACAACCCTTTCGTAAActcttttaatgaaaattcatATAACAGTGACGTTCAACcaccaaaaaccaaatttgacagcaataagaatttgaaatttttgttaactCTGCGCACAGATaaggttttcaaaaatgatattatatatttgcAAGTTATGCATATTGACCGACCTGATTGCTTCCATGcacaaatacttaaaaataaatcggAAACATTGGAACAACTATTTTGGAATACCGGCGAAGTTCTGTTGGAGCAAAAGCTAACAGCGCAACCCAAATTGGGTGATATAATATTGGCGCAATATGCGAAAGATGAATTTTGGTATCGCGCTAAAGTCATTGATGTGGTCGATGATGATGTTTTTAAG GTATTCTATTTGGATTATGGTAATACAGAGACGGTGTCATTGAAGagcatggccaaatgcaatagTGCCCAAGAGACGGCACCGTTTCGTGCAgtattttgtcgttttgctggTATAACCGATATTACTAACGGGGACGAGTCTCTCTGCGAACAAGCTGTGCAAATGTTAGTTGTTATGTTATTGAATCAACGTATCGAAGTGCGGGTCGTACAAAAAATGAACGATGGAGAGTTGCGCGTAGAACTATTGGATAAGGAGTTTGCTGAGACCACACAAATGCTGGTCGAAATGGGCTATGCTAAGGAAATCTAA
- the LOC128863244 gene encoding ATP-dependent RNA helicase WM6, translating to MADNDDLLDYEDEEQTETTVAEVPEAPKKDVKGTYVSIHSSGFRDFLLKPEILRAIVDCGFEHPSEVQHECIPQAVLGMDILCQAKSGMGKTAVFVLATLQQLEPTENVVYVLVMCHTRELAFQISKEYERFSKYMPAVKVGVFFGGLSIQKDEESLKGTTPHIVVGTPGRILALIRNKKLNLKHLKHFILDECDKMLEQLDMRRDVQEIFRSTPHGKQVMMFSATLSKEIRPVCKKFMQDPMEVYVDDEAKLTLHGLQQHYVKLKENEKNKKLFELLDVLEFNQVVIFVKSVQRCMALAQLLTEQNFPAIGIHRGMTQEERLNRYQQFKDFQKRILVATNLFGRGMDIERVNIVFNYDMPEDSDTYLHRVARAGRFGTKGLAITFVSDEADAKILNEVQDRFDVNITELPDEIDLSSYIEGR from the exons ATGGCTGATAATGATGATCTTTTGGATTATGAGGATGAGGAGCAGACCGAGACTACGGTCGCCGAGGTCCCAGAAGCACCAAAGAAGGATGTGAAAGGCACATACGTGTCAATTCATAGCTCGGGCTTTCGTGATTTTCTACTGAAGCCAGAAATTTTGCGTGCAATAGTCGACTGCGGTTTTGAGCATCCGTCCGAAG tgCAACATGAGTGTATACCACAGGCCGTGCTAGGAATGGATATTCTCTGCCAGGCCAAGTCGGGTATGGGTAAGACTGCAGTTTTTGTGCTTGCAACTTTACAGCAGTTAGAACCGACGGAAAATGTGGTATACGTATTGGTTATGTGTCATACTCGTGAATTAGCATTTCAAATAAGCAAAGAGTATGAACGATTTTCAAAGTACATGCCAGCAGTGAAG GTGGGTGTATTTTTTGGTGGTTTGTCGATTCAAAAAGATGAAGAATCTTTGAAGGGCACCACGCCACACATTGTTGTAGGCACACCTGGTCGTATCCTTGCCTTGATACGCAACAAAAAACTTAACCTCAAgcatttgaagcattttattcttgACGAATGCGACAAAATGTTGGAACAACTTG ATATGCGTCGCGATGTACAGGAGATTTTCCGCAGCACTCCACATGGAAAACAAGTCATGATGTTTTCCGCCACGTTGAGCAAGGAAATACGTCCGGTGTGCAAAAAATTCATGCAAGAT CCCATGGAAGTTTATGTGGATGATGAAGCGAAATTGACATTACACGGATTACAACAGCATTACGTTAAGCTGAAGGAGaacgagaaaaataaaaaactgttcGAATTGTTGGATGTACTCGAATTCAACCAA GTCGTGATTTTTGTAAAATCTGTTCAACGTTGCATGGCGTTGGCACAGTTACTAACCGAACAAAACTTTCCCGCAATTGGCATACATCGTGGCATGACCCAAGAAGAGCGTCTAAATCGCTATCAACAGTTTAAGGATTTTCAAAAGCGTATTCTGGTAGCCACAAATCTTTTTGGTCGTGGCATGGATATCGAGCGTGTAAACATTGTATTTAACTATGATATGCCAGAAGATTCGGACACTTACCTGCATCGTGTGGCCCGTGCTGGTCGTTTCGGTACCAAAGGTTTGGCTATAACATTTGTATCGGATGAGGCGGATGCTAAAATTTTGAATGAAGTGCAAGACCgatttgatgtcaatatcacTGAATTAccagatgaaattgatttatcaTCGTATA ttgaAGGAcgataa
- the LOC128865394 gene encoding chitinase domain-containing protein 1 yields the protein MPTTATYSLLITVLLIVFSTIEATLSPRKGRAEKTKTIKPLNVLAGPHDESVFERNLIDMRPLPQDILEHNAAYYKDTSLRNFNGTVLGYVTAWNSHGYDVAKWFARKFDIISPVWFQIVKNGDEYELAGTHDIDQSWMREVRRKGKNDRGTTVKIFPRFIFDKFTERDFSRLLSLERERVRLNELLVNACKQNEFDGVVIEFWTQIGGRVDEHFLITLVQQLHEALKKENLRLILVIPPYRQEVPNLFTERHLNQLYKHVYAFSLMTYDYSNVQRPGANSPLYWVRQSVELLAPATSHDVKTKRRKILLGLNMYGNDYTSDGGGPIVAAQYLKLLNYAKKRVPFDELDVENYFEVKAEDGRHMVFYPSLYSVHERIKLAQELGTGISIWELGQGLDYFYDLF from the exons ATGCCGACCACTGCCACATATTCACTTCTAATAACCGTATTATTGATTGTGTTTTCAACGATTGAAGCTACATTATCACCAAGGAAAGGACGTgctgaaaaaaccaaaacaattaAACCTTTAAATGTGTTAGCTGGGCCTCACGATGAATCGGTTTTCGAAAGAAATCTAATTGATATGCGTCCCCTACCCCAAGATATTCTAGAGCACAATGCGGCATATTACAAGGATACTTCATTACGGAATTTCAACGGCACTGTACTTGGCTATGTTACGGCg TGGAACTCACATGGGTATGATGTGGCAAAATGGTTTGCGCGAAAATTCGATATTATCTCCCCGGTGTGGtttcaaattgtcaaaaatggtGATGAATATGAATTAGCTGGCACACACGACATTGATCAAAGTTGGATGCGAGAAGTGCGCCGCAAGGGTAAAAACGATCGTGGTACTACAGTAAAGA TTTTTCCACGCTTcatatttgataaatttacggaaCGGGATTTTTCTCGATTGTTGAGTTTGGAGAGAGAGAGGGTGCGTCTAAATGAACTGTTAGTAAATGCTTGCAAACAAAATGAATTCGATGGCGTTGTTATAGAGTTTTGGACGCAAATTGGAGGACGTGTGGACGAACATTTTCTCATTACATTGGTGCAACAATTAc atgAAGCACTCAAAAAGGAAAATTTACGTTTAATCCTTGTGATACCGCCATATCGACAAGAGGTTCCAAACTTATTCACTGAAAGGCATTTAAATCAACTATATAAACATGTTTATGCATTCTCACTAATGACTTATGACTATTCGAATGTACAAAGACCAG GCGCAAACTCCCCTTTGTATTGGGTCCGCCAGTCAGTTGAACTACTAGCTCCTGCTACAAGCCACGATGTTAAGACGAAACGTCGCAAAATTCTTTTGGGCCTTAATATGTATGGAAATGATTATACGTCTGACGGTGGTGGGCCAATTGTAGCTGcacaatatttaaaacttttgaattatgcaaaaaaacgtGTACCTTTCGATGAGCTGGATGTGGAAAACTACTTTGAAGTGAA AGCCGAGGATGGTCGACATATGGTGTTTTATCCCAGCCTTTATTCCGTGCATGAACGCATAAAACTCGCTCAAGAATTGGGTACTGGCATTTCTATTTGGGAATTAGGTCAAGGCTTAGATTATTTTTATGATCTCTTTTAA
- the LOC128865393 gene encoding DEP domain-containing protein DDB_G0279099, producing MLISNDFTAAHSEKISKSSSGSSSFSTTMATSKSSNSSSETQPSSNSNKNIENSLIKHQGQKWHQYFDFDKLLKQIRVAEKHHHRYKGDSSSSNNGKNVSSNSSAPPSKSGTSTSRGGRSLRQVQRLNGNDMHYYGIVPKKTSADVIVCSICRGIYTMVGFNNHMMMQHPAAWGAASSKLSNAPTTSDIYSLIPNDNSQDCIRDGSGSTAPTEILGSPSDLSGIMSTSSNASSSSSSVSTTSSTYTAKPRHKSSKSSGTTAGSSSSGRSSSTSGSRSRSKQSRHNSSNNHAASVGIHTPNTTNSENTQAPRKSSKKTAHTSGSKTNKNENVSNTPAVVTSALVTTSSAVANSSKHSKDPTTGMLDATVTTPIALYSSSSNSSCSLPPTPKLTTHLPEVKSPAFVAQEFADSSVSSSSSEYERTSSSGKAVSSKSSLIANTTTTKAITSSSCSIPVVKEVAKASAVKEISRFDSTQLSELDQAVSSITECPAVEGKSDKKMGGSMKNVVDSTTNLTATSNNIFHMPSTTAVTENHNEKLHQPIANTAPNNMNVVQAAMPPNYVVPQEMVQACEDGLPHNTSDDNSILTFDDVFDSKFINEILSTADTEIHFDENELDTAAVAQQQQQQEQHEVYQQQQVTPAKRMRYDETILESVPQQQLQHQQQGQGVEITGEFVTYQQQQQYVPYNVATLEDLKMFNGSGPLVEQHQQISTHLQHAAEQQQQQQQQQQLTAIDAMQLQQLLYQQQQTLNTHYDSSMVDDSSDPNHLALQQQQYDQTGVVSAKHLIDMCATVDIKSNKLGDFSTMSSAGSFASGYDNMAAHFQLYNVPSLTDDNVETAEHVPNGGEPGILMPNIVNGMQRASQQYVLPGGTGEDHLIYEITDNNQVAVISQHRQQQMLTEFLTRANYDQVTTDMNATANAPNIDATNEVGSLLQQSNNGNNMPMREASDENDEDLFEFDYSLLETVKTINNSNSGVSGSSGGNSKPIKTEPGSSASSNSKYYEDVYLNAYLYAGIPKPIAINCFGLIKLPFAAATTFRKHILNARKANNSPITLSGGGINGIVCSNPSAAARLSNNSKSMQNYFSNLTSSSNSLVSNEFSIGSITITNSSVSQSQLYAAQQKHQNAGSNNSGTGSGCVEITFNTNSNGCGPAMSPVSSMQRSRSKSGNSSAGSGGSTGGATLVRSKSQTGAPVAVVTPTSRLPPPPRPSTAGPVLAQSSKTIFVNNTPAIGNDRVKLIKRCMPLVNSSNSNSRNDGGKRQKFSPRQIADFLGGVNHNNNNNNKSSSNHKSMSGQQCADIGTNGGNNNHEAIINNNASINNTTSTNSDEQLKLDRVAHFYERRRKLYDLARNTRQQQQQQQQQRTQPLQMQQKLLKQQQQLFKMLTDYGQLNTAVGNCKGANATANPSGTNGSEVLRISV from the exons ATGCTCATCAGCAACGACTTTACTGCAGCACACtccgaaaaaatatcaaaaagttcATCGGGAAGCAGTAGCTTTTCAACTACAATGGCAACAAGTAAAAGCAGTAATTCATCCTCAGAGACCCAGCCCTCGagtaattctaataaaaacatCGAAAATTCGTTGATTAAGCATCAGGGACAAAAGTGGCACCAATACTTCGATTTTGATAAATTGCTAAAGCAGATCCGTGTCGCTGAAAAGCACCATCACCGCTATAAAGGTGATAGTTCTTCAAGTAATAATGGAAAGAATGTTTCATCCAATTCATCTGCCCCACCGTCAAAGTCCGGTACTTCTACTTCCAGAGGTGGACGATCTCTACGACAGGTGCAACGTTTAAATGGCAACGACATGCATTATTATGGCATCGTGCCCAAGAAGACATCGGCTGATGTTATTGTTTGCAGTATATGTCGCGGCATTTACACTATGGTCGGCTTCAACAATCACATGATGATGCAACATCCAGCTGCATGGGGCGCCGCTTCCTCGAAATTATCCAATGCACCAACCACGAGTGACATATACAGTTTAATACCAAACGATAATAGTCAAGACTGCATTCGTGATGGATCAGGTTCAACAGCACCAACTGAAATTTTAGGGTCGCCTTCAGATTTATCCGGCATAATGTCGACATCGTCAAATGCATCGTCATCTTCATCTTCCGTATCAACAACATCTTCAACTTATACAGCTAAACCGCGTCATAAAAGTAGCAAAAGTAGTGGTACAACGGCTGGGAGCAGTTCCTCTGGCAGAAGTAGTAGCACCAGTGGCAGTCGATCGCGGAGCAAACAATCGCGTCACAACAGTAGTAACAACCATGCAGCATCGGTCGGGATTCATACGCCCAACACCACCAATTCGGAGAATACGCAAGCGCCTAGGAAAAGTTCGAAAAAAACTGCCCACACCTCAGGCTCTAAAACGAACAAAAACGAGAACGTGAGCAATACACCAGCAGTAGTAACGTCCGCATTAGTAACAACTTCTAGTGCCGTAGCAAATAGCAGCAAACATAGTAAAGACCCAACCACAGGAATGCTGGATGCGACAGTGACAACACCTATAGCACTTTACTCGTCCTCGTCGAATTCGTCATGTTCATTGCCGCCGACACCAAAACTGACTACACATTTGCCTGAG GTGAAAAGCCCTGCTTTCGTTGCTCAAGAGTTCGCCGATTCATCGGTTTCTAGTTCGAGCAGTGAGTACGAGCGCACTAGTTCAAGTGGCAAAGCGGTATCTTCAAAATCGTCGCTTATAGcgaatacaacaacaaccaaagcaATTACAAGCAGTTCTTGCTCTATTCCTGTTGTCAAAGAAGTAGCTAAAGCTTCTGCTGTGAAAGAAATTTCACGCTTTGACTCAACCCAGTTAAGTGAACTTGACCAGGCCGTATCTTCAATTACTGAAtgtcctgcagtggaaggaaaATCTGATAAGAAAATGGGAGGCTCCATGAAAAACGTTGTTGATTCTACAACTAATTTGACAGCaacttcaaataatatttttcatatgccAAGTACTACAGCGGTTACGGAAAACCACAATGAAAAACTGCATCAGcccattgccaacactgcaccCAATAACATGAATGTTGTGCAAGCAGCGATGCCACCAAACTATGTGGTTCCGCAAGAAATGGTGCAAGCCTGCGAAGATGGGCTTCCACACAATACCTCCGACGATAATTCCATACTCACATTTGACGATGTTTTCGATAGTAAATTTATTAATGAGATTCTCAGCACGGCCGATACGGAAATACATTTTGACGAAAATGAATTAGATACCGCAGCTGTggcacagcaacaacagcaacaggaaCAACATGAGGTTTATCAACAGCAACAGGTAACACCGGCTAAGCGCATGCGCTATGATGAGACAATATTGGAAAGTGTACCACAGCAACAGCTACAACACCAACAGCAAGGTCAGGGCGTCGAAATAACAGGAGAATTCGTGACctatcagcagcagcaacagtatGTGCCCTACAATGTTGCGACATTAGaggatttgaagatgtttaATGGCTCCGGTCCGTTggtggagcaacatcaacagATATCAACGCATTTACAGCATGCGGcagaacagcagcagcagcagcaacaacaacagcaactcaCTGCTATTGATGCAATGCAACTGCAACAGCTTCtttaccaacaacaacaaacattgaATACACACTACGACAGCAGTATGGTTGATGATTCTTCCGATCCGAACCATTTAGCtttgcagcagcaacaatacGATCAAACTGGTGTTGTCAGTGCAAAGCACCTGATTGATATGTGTGCCACGGTTGATATAAAATCGAATAAGTTGGGTGATTTTTCCACGATGTCCTCAGCTGGTTCATTTGCTAGTGGTTATGATAATATGGCAGCACACTTCCAGCTATACAATGTGCCCTCACTCACTGATGATAATGTGGAAACGGCAGAGCATGTACCCAATGGCGGTGAACCTGGCATTCTAATGCCTAACATCGTGAATGGCATGCAACGCGCTTCACAACAATATGTACTGCCTGGCGGCACAGGTGAAGACCACCTAATTTATGAAATAACTGATAATAATCAGGTGGCTGTAATAAGCCAACATCGACAGCAACAAATGCTTACCGAGTTTCTAACACGTGCCAACTACGATCAGGTTACAACAGATATGAATGCCACAGCGAATGCACCGAATATTGATGCCACAAACGAAGTAGGCTCGCTGTTGCAACAAAGCAACAACGGCAACAACATGCCAATGAGAGAAGCTAGTGATGAAAACGATGAAGATTTATTCGAGTTCGACTACTCACTATTAGAGACGGTGAAAACCATCAACAACAGTAATAGCGGGGTTAGCGGAAGCAGCGGCGGTAACTCGAAACCCATTAAAACTGAACCCGGCAGCAGCGCTAGCAGcaacagtaaatattatgagGACGTTTACTTGAATGCTTACCTCTACGCGGGCATACCTAAGCCGATTGCTATCAACTGTTTTGGCCTGATCAAGCTGCCATTCGCTGCCGCAACAACTTTCAGAAAACACATTCTGAATGCACGTAAAGCCAACAACAGTCCTATTACACTGAGCGGCGGTGGCATTAACGGCATTGTCTGTTCAAACCCATCAGCCGCTGCACGCTTGTCCAACAATTCCAAGTCGATGCAAAACTATTTCTCCAATTTGACCTCGTCCTCGAATTCTTTGGTTAGCAATGAGTTTTCGATTGGCAGTATTACCATAACTAACTCGTCTGTTTCGCAAAGTCAACTATATGCAGCACAACAAAAGCACCAGAACGCGGGTAGTAATAATAGTGGGACAGGCAGCGGCTGCGTGGAGATTACTTTCAATACGAATTCCAATGGCTGTGGGCCGGCTATGTCACCTGTGTCATCAATGCAACGTTCGCGCTCAAAGTCGGGCAATTCATCGGCCGGTAGCGGCGGTTCCACAGGCGGCGCAACACTTGTGCGTAGTAAATCACAAACTGGCGCACCTGTTGCCGTAGTCACGCCCACGAGCCGTTTACCGCCACCACCGCGTCCCAGCACTGCTGGTCCGGTGCTTGCGCAAAGCAGCAAAACCATCTTTGTGAACAACACACCTGCGATTGGGAATGATCGTGTCAAATTGATCAAGCGTTGTATGCCGCTcgtcaacagcagcaacagcaatagcaGAAATGATGGCGGCAAGCGCCAGAAGTTTTCACCGCGTCAAATTGCTGATTTCTTAGGCGGCGTTaaccataacaacaacaacaataataagagTAGTAGCAACCATAAGTCGATGTCGGGACAACAATGTGCGGATATTGGCACTAACGGCGGTAACAACAACCACGAAGCCATTATAAATAACAACGCCAGCATCAACAATACCACCTCAACTAATTCTGATGAGCAATTGAAATTAGATCGTGTTGCTCACTTCTACGAGCGGCGTCGAAAACTATACGACCTCGCCCGCAATACTcgtcagcaacaacagcagcaacaacagcaacgcaCGCAACCACTTCAGATGCAGCAAAAATTGTtgaagcaacaacagcaattatTCAAAATGCTCACTGATTATGGGCAATTAAATACGGCAGTAGGTAACTGTAAGGGCGCGAATGCGACTGCAAATCCAAGCGGCACCAACGGCAGTGAAGTTTTGCGCATTTCTGTTTGA